CACGCGCGGGCGTCCGCGGTAATCGGTCTCGATGCTGCGCAGGTTGTCCGGCGCCATCAGGTAGGCCAGGGGCACTTCGAACACCTCGGCCACTTCGCCCGGATGCGGCTGCGGCACGAAGCGCGGATCGATCGCCGCGACCACCGGCATCACCCGGAAACCGCTGATGGTGACGAACGGATCCAGATAGCCCAACGGCTCGGCCTGGGACGCCGCCAGCGCGATCTCTTCCTCGCTCTCGCGCAGCGCCGCGGCCACCGCATCGGCGTCGCTGGCCTCGATGCGGCCACCGGGAAAACTGACCTGGCCACCGTGGTGACGCAGGCTGTCGGTGCGCCGGGTCAGCAGCACATGCGTGCCGTCGGCGCGCGGCACCAGGCCGGCCAGCACCGCCGCTTCCACCGGCGCGCCGTCCGGCAACAGATCCTGCAACTCGTGGTGATTCCAGCCTGGCCCCGTCGGCGGCTGCTGCAACGGATGCAGCGCGCGCAGCAGATGCGCGCGTTCGGCCAGGCGCTGCCCCGGCGACGGCGACCAGCCGCGGCCCGGCAGCACCTCGTCCATGTAGCGGCGGCGTTCGGCGTCGCTCATGCGGCGCCAGCCTGCGATTTCGTCGCCGTTGCGCAGGCAGCCCGTGCAATAGCCCTGCGCATCGAGACGGCAGATACCGATGCAGGGCGTGAGCGGGGCATGCGGAACGGGATCCATCGGATTCGACACCTTGCCAGCCTAGCGCGATTCGTCGGCGCCGTCGTCGCCTGCCCAAAAAAATTGCGCCGGCATCGCTGCCGGCGCAATCGTCGTGCACTGAACCAGCGTGCTTACTTGACGCTGACCAGCTTGATCTCGAACTGCACCGCCACGTTCGGCGGGAACGGCGTACGCGGGTCGGCACCGTAGGCCTTGTCCGGCGGCAGGGTCACTTCCCACTTGGAGCCGGCCGGCATCTGCAGCAGCGTGTCGCGCATGGCCTGCATCTCGACTTCGCTGACCTTGATCGCCGGGATCTGCTGAGCCGGACGCGCCTGCGCCGGGCGCTGGCCGAACGGGTACGGACCGGCCACTTCCAACTGCACCGTGCTGGCCTGGGTCGGCTTGGCGCCGGTGCCGGCCTCGATCACGCGGTACTGCACGCCGCTGGGCAGGGTCTGCACGCCAGCCTTGGCCTTGTTCTGAGCCATGAACTGGTCGCTCTTGGTCTTGTTCTCGGCAGCGGCCTTCTCGTAGTCGGCCTTGGCCTGCTGGGCGCGGGCCTGCTCGCGCTTCTGGAACGCTTCCACCGCCGGCTTCAGCTGGTCGGCGCTGACCGCCGGCTGCTTCTTGGCGTAGGCGTCCTGCAAGCCCTTCACCACCGCATTGATATCGAGCTGCTCGCCGCGGCCGGTGAGTTCGGCAAGGTTGTTGCCGTAGTCGTAGCCGAAGTAATAGCTCAGCTTGCCCTTCTCGGACGAGGTGTCCTGGGCGAACGCATTGCCGCTCAGGGCGAGGGCCGCGACAGCGACCGCAATAGAACGCAACTTCATCAAACAATTCTCCAGGGTGGTGGCACAGGGCGGCCCGTGCCGCCTGAGATGACGCGTTAGGATAGCCGCCGCGGCGCGGAACCGCTACCGACGACGCTGCTCTGACTGGTGCGGCCCGCCCAGAGTTCCCATTACTTTTTTTTAACAACCAGGAATGCACATGTCCGGCACGCCGGTCCTCGCCGATACCCAGGGTGCGATCCGCATCCTCACCGTGAATCGAGCCGACAAGCTCAACGCCTTGAATCGCCAGGTTTTGCAGGCGCTGGATGCGGCCTTCGCCGACGCCGCGAACGACCCGAAGATCCGCGTGGTGGTGCTGACCGGCGCCGGCGAGAAGGCCTTCGTGGCCGGCGCCGACATCGCCGAAATGAACGAACTGACACCGGTGCAGGGCCGCGATTTCTCGCAACTGGGCCAGCGCCTGATGCGCCGGATCGAGCGCATGCCCAAGCCGGTGCTGGCGATGGTCAACGGTTTCGCCCTCGGCGGCGGGCTGGAACTGGCGATGGCCTGCCACCTGCGCGTGGCCGCCGACGGCGCCCGCCTGGGCCAGCCGGAGATCAATCTCGGGCTGATCCCCGGCTTCGGCGGCACCCAGCGCCTGCTGCGGCTGGTCGGCCGCGCCGCGGCGCTGGAACTGTGCCTGCTCGGCGCGCCGATCGACGCGGCGCGCGCACTGCAGTTGGGCCTGGTCAACCGCGTGGTCGCCGCCGGCGACCTGCAGGCGACCACGCTGCAGTTGGCGCAGCAACTGGCCGATGCCGCGCCACTGGCGCTGCGCGGCATCCTCGACGCGATCCAGATCGGCGGCGAAAGCGCGATCGAGCAGGGACTGGAGTACGAGACCGCGCAATTCGGCCTGCTGTTCTCCAGCGACGACATGCGCGAAGGCACCCGCGCCTTCCTGGAGCGGCGCCCGCCGCAGTTCCGCAACCGCTGAGCCCGCGCACGATGTCGCACGCCCCCACTCCCGCCACGCCGCTGCAGTTGCTGCGCTGGATCCTGGACGACGATCTGGATGCCGCGATCGACGGCGGCCTGATGGACTACCGCGGCACCGATCCCGGCGACGACGCGCTGGACCCGGCGCATCCGCAGTTGCGCGCGCAATTGCTCGCCACGCAGCAACGCCTGCGCGACGCCTGGGCCGCGCGCGCACGCTATCGGGCGCGCACCGCGCGGCTGCAGCGTCGTGCCGCGGCGCGCCAGGCGCGGCGTGCGAGCGTTGCAGCGACCGCCAGCTGCGCGACCACGTCCGCACCCGGCACGCCGGCGCTGCCCGCCGCGGCGGCGGCGATCCTGGCCCGCGCCAAGGCCAAGGCGGCGCAGCGAGGCGACCGATGAGTGCGACCGCGAGCACGAGCGCAAGCACGCCTGCACGGCGCGGACGCCTGCTGAGCAAGGACGAGATCCACGAGTTGTTCTCGCGCCTGTCCGAACTCAATCCCAGCCCGACCACCGAGCTGGAATACAGCACCCCGTTCGAACTGCTGATCGCGGTGATCCTCTCGGCACAGGCCACCGACGTCGGCGTCAACAAGGCCACCCGTCGCCTGTATCCGGTGGCGAACACGCCCGCCGCGATCCTGGCGCTGGGCGAGGACGGGCTGAAGCGCTACATCTCCACCATCGGCCTGTTCAACGCCAAGGCCAAGAACGTCATCGCCACCTGCCGCATCCTGGTCGAGCAGCACGGCGGCGAGGTGCCGCGTGCGCGCGCCGCGCTGGAAGCGCTGCCCGGGGTCGGCCGCAAGACCGCCAACGTGGTGCTCAACACCGCGTTCGGCGAGCCGACCATGGCGGTGGACACGCACATCTTCCGTGTCGCCAATCGCACCGGGCTGGCTCCGGGCAAGGACGTGCGCGCGGTCGAAGACTCCCTGCTCAAGCGGGTGCCGGCGCAGTTCCTGCAGGACGCGCACCACTGGCTGATCCTGCACGGCCGCTACGTGTGCAAGGCGCGCAAGCCCGACTGCCCGCAGTGCGCGATCCGCGACCTGTGCCGGTACAAGGACAAGACGCCGGGTTGAGCGGCGTGCAGGATGGTCTTGAGCCTTGTCCGGCGCGAGCTTCTGGTCATCGGCCCCGGCAACGTACGACACGCGACGTCCGCCGCTGCGCCCGTCGCGGTGAAACCGCTCCTACACCTCCACCGAAGCGCTCGCTGGATGCAGCACTTTTAGGAGCGGCTTCAGCCGCGACAGTCTCCGCCGCCGACACTGCCTCGCCTGCGCGTCGCGGTTGAAACCGCTCCTACAGATCTTCGAATCGCTCACCGGAGGCACCGCCGGCCACGCCACCGACTACGCCGCACGCTGCCCTTCCACGCGCCTGTCCAGTTCCTTCCAGTCCACCACCAGCGCGCAGCCGCGGGCCGCGGCGTTGCGGCTCCAGTCGCGCAGCAGTTCCAGGCACGCGTGGTCGACATGGCGTAGCCGCGCCACGTCCAGGTGCAGCTCGGTATTCGGCGGCAGCCGCTCCAGGGTCCGCGCCATCGTCGGCACGCGCAGGAACGTGGCCGAGCCTTCCAGCGACAGGCGCAGCTTGCCGGCCCCCTCGCCCGCGCCCGCGTCGCCGGCATCTTCATGCGCATGCACCCCCACCGTCAGCCGCGACTGCTGCAGCGCCAGCCGCAACAGCGACAACGCAAAGCCGATCAGCACACCGGTCAGCAGGTCGGTGGCGACGATGGCGAAGGTCGTCGCCAGGTAGATGGCGGCGGTGCCGCGACCATAGGCGGCCAGTTCGCGCACCTGCCCCAGCTTGACCATCTTCAGCCCGGTATAAACTAGGATGCCGGCCAGGCACGCCACCGGCGTCATCCGCAGCAGCCATGGCAGCAACAGCGCGAACACCAGCAGCCACCCCGCGTGCAGCATGGTCGACACACGCGTCGCCGCGCCGGCCTGCACGTTGGCCGCGCTGCGCACGATCACCCCGGTCATCGGCAACGCGCCGAGCAAGCCGCACAGCATGTTGCCCACGCCCTGCGCGGCCAGCTCGCGGTCGTACTGGGTGCGCGGCCCCTGGTGCATGCGGTCCACCGCCGCCGCCGACAGCAGGGTCTCGGCGCTGGCGATGAAGGCGAAGGTGAGCGCCGACAGCAGCAGCGTGGCATCGAGCACGCCGAGCAGGTCGTCCAGGCTCGGCACGCGGATCGCCGAGAGCAGGTTGGCCGGCACGTCCACCTTGCGCACGTCCAGCGCCTGCACCTGCACCAGCGCGGTCATCGCCACCACCGCCAGCAAGGCGCCGGGCACGAAGCGCAGGCGCTGCGGGCGCAGCCGCTCCCACGCCAGCATGATCGCGATGGTGCCAAGGCCGACCAGCAGGGCGGCGCGGCCCACGCCGGCGTCCAGCGCGCGCCACAGCACCGCCGGCAACGCGGCGAAGTTCTCCAGGCCGCGTGCCTTCGGTGCGGCGTCCAGCAGCACGTGCACCTGCGAGGCGACGATCAGGATGCCGATGCCCGACAGCATGCCGGCGACCACCGCCGGCGAGGTCATGCGGAACCACACGCCGGCGCGGCACAGCCCGGCCAACAGTTGGATCGCGCCGGCCAGCAGGATCACCGGTCCCAGCGCCGCCACGCCGTGCGCGCGGACCAGTTCGAACACCAGCACCGCCAGTCCCGCCGCCGGTCCGCTGACCTGCAGCGGCGAGCCGGCGATCAACCCGACTACCAGGCCGCCGACGATGCCGGTGATCAGGCCGGCGGCGGGCGGCATGCCCGAGGCGATCGCGATGCCCATGCACAGCGGCAAGGCGACCAGGAAGACCACCACCGAGGCCAGCAGGTCGCGGCCGAAGGCGCCGCCGCGCAGGTAACGGGCCAGCGCGGAAGCGCCGGCCGGAGCGTGCTCTGTCATGGTGTGCATGGGCGGCTCCTCAGACGGCGACGTTGCGCAGGACCGGCGCCAGGCGCGGCGGCGGCGTGGCATCGGGCGGGCGCCGGCCGGCCTCCGGCAGCAGCGGCAGGAACCGCCCCTGCGCGGCGTCGAAGGCGCGGATCTCGCCATGGCCGATGTCGTAGATCCAGCCGTGGATGCGCAGCGCGCCGCGCGCCAACCGCGCCGCCACCACCGGCTGCGTGCGCAGGTGATCCAGTTGCGCCACCACGTTCTCCTCGGTCAGGCAGTGCAGCGCATCCTCGGCATGCGCGGCATGGCCGTGCTGCGCGGCGACCTGGCGCGCGCTGTCGGTGTGCTTGAGCCAGGCCGCCACGGTCGGCACGTCCTGCAGCGACGCGGGATTGAGCACGGCCTTCATCGCGCCGCAATCGGTATGGCCGCAGATCACGATGTGCTCGACCTGCAGCACCGCCACCGCGTACTCGATCGCCGCGACCACGCCGCTGACGTGCTGCGAGTACGGCGGCACCACGTTGCCGATGTTGCGGTAGACGAACAGCTCGCCGGGCTGCGCGGCGAACATCAGTTCCGGCATCACCCGCGAATCGGCGCAGGTGATGAACAGCGTGTGCGGGGTCTGGCCGGCGGCGAGTTGCCGGAACAGCCCGCGCTGGCGCGGATAGACCTCGTTGCGGAAATGGCGGAAACCGTCGAGCAGACGTTGCATGGGATATCTCCAGGCACGGGGGGAGAGAGGCCGCACCGCAATGGGTACGACGCAGACGCAAGCAGCAGAAGCGAGGGATCCGCACCGCCAGCGGCGATGCAGGCGTCAGGCCCGGGATGGAGGACGCAGCGCGGGGCGGCGATAGCTGCGGCAAGGCGCTGCCGGTGGCGTCGGCAGGACCGACTGGATCAGCAGGGTCGGCGGAAACAACGCGGATGCGACCGCGAGCGGTGCGTCGTGTGGATCGGGATCGGCGGCGGGCGCTTCCAGCGCGGGCGGGACCCCATCCAGGTCGGCGTCGACATCGCTGGCGCAGACGCTCGCGCACAGCGCCGCCGGTACCGCCG
This genomic stretch from Xanthomonas sacchari harbors:
- a CDS encoding DUF1289 domain-containing protein, whose translation is MDPVPHAPLTPCIGICRLDAQGYCTGCLRNGDEIAGWRRMSDAERRRYMDEVLPGRGWSPSPGQRLAERAHLLRALHPLQQPPTGPGWNHHELQDLLPDGAPVEAAVLAGLVPRADGTHVLLTRRTDSLRHHGGQVSFPGGRIEASDADAVAAALRESEEEIALAASQAEPLGYLDPFVTISGFRVMPVVAAIDPRFVPQPHPGEVAEVFEVPLAYLMAPDNLRSIETDYRGRPRVVLEYGWPGQRIWGATAAILLNLRRRLEQAA
- a CDS encoding FKBP-type peptidyl-prolyl cis-trans isomerase codes for the protein MKLRSIAVAVAALALSGNAFAQDTSSEKGKLSYYFGYDYGNNLAELTGRGEQLDINAVVKGLQDAYAKKQPAVSADQLKPAVEAFQKREQARAQQAKADYEKAAAENKTKSDQFMAQNKAKAGVQTLPSGVQYRVIEAGTGAKPTQASTVQLEVAGPYPFGQRPAQARPAQQIPAIKVSEVEMQAMRDTLLQMPAGSKWEVTLPPDKAYGADPRTPFPPNVAVQFEIKLVSVK
- a CDS encoding enoyl-CoA hydratase/isomerase family protein, producing MSGTPVLADTQGAIRILTVNRADKLNALNRQVLQALDAAFADAANDPKIRVVVLTGAGEKAFVAGADIAEMNELTPVQGRDFSQLGQRLMRRIERMPKPVLAMVNGFALGGGLELAMACHLRVAADGARLGQPEINLGLIPGFGGTQRLLRLVGRAAALELCLLGAPIDAARALQLGLVNRVVAAGDLQATTLQLAQQLADAAPLALRGILDAIQIGGESAIEQGLEYETAQFGLLFSSDDMREGTRAFLERRPPQFRNR
- the nth gene encoding endonuclease III — its product is MSATASTSASTPARRGRLLSKDEIHELFSRLSELNPSPTTELEYSTPFELLIAVILSAQATDVGVNKATRRLYPVANTPAAILALGEDGLKRYISTIGLFNAKAKNVIATCRILVEQHGGEVPRARAALEALPGVGRKTANVVLNTAFGEPTMAVDTHIFRVANRTGLAPGKDVRAVEDSLLKRVPAQFLQDAHHWLILHGRYVCKARKPDCPQCAIRDLCRYKDKTPG
- a CDS encoding SulP family inorganic anion transporter, with translation MTEHAPAGASALARYLRGGAFGRDLLASVVVFLVALPLCMGIAIASGMPPAAGLITGIVGGLVVGLIAGSPLQVSGPAAGLAVLVFELVRAHGVAALGPVILLAGAIQLLAGLCRAGVWFRMTSPAVVAGMLSGIGILIVASQVHVLLDAAPKARGLENFAALPAVLWRALDAGVGRAALLVGLGTIAIMLAWERLRPQRLRFVPGALLAVVAMTALVQVQALDVRKVDVPANLLSAIRVPSLDDLLGVLDATLLLSALTFAFIASAETLLSAAAVDRMHQGPRTQYDRELAAQGVGNMLCGLLGALPMTGVIVRSAANVQAGAATRVSTMLHAGWLLVFALLLPWLLRMTPVACLAGILVYTGLKMVKLGQVRELAAYGRGTAAIYLATTFAIVATDLLTGVLIGFALSLLRLALQQSRLTVGVHAHEDAGDAGAGEGAGKLRLSLEGSATFLRVPTMARTLERLPPNTELHLDVARLRHVDHACLELLRDWSRNAAARGCALVVDWKELDRRVEGQRAA
- a CDS encoding carbonic anhydrase; translation: MQRLLDGFRHFRNEVYPRQRGLFRQLAAGQTPHTLFITCADSRVMPELMFAAQPGELFVYRNIGNVVPPYSQHVSGVVAAIEYAVAVLQVEHIVICGHTDCGAMKAVLNPASLQDVPTVAAWLKHTDSARQVAAQHGHAAHAEDALHCLTEENVVAQLDHLRTQPVVAARLARGALRIHGWIYDIGHGEIRAFDAAQGRFLPLLPEAGRRPPDATPPPRLAPVLRNVAV